Sequence from the Mytilus galloprovincialis chromosome 10, xbMytGall1.hap1.1, whole genome shotgun sequence genome:
ttttttaaactaaatcaaATATCAACCAAAAATAGACAATACTGCAGTCGACAAAACATTTTCTAATTacattgaacatttttgtaaaaaaatatgggcattttctaaaatacaaaattaccATTTTATCTTCAAATTAGGTAATAGAATTTAATTACATTTGCATAACATATTGGAAATGAACTCGTGTTTGTTAATACTAtcaacaaatgatttttttctgaattttgtaCACATCTTCATGTTCATCCAGACCACTGTGAACTCCTGATAGTTAATATTATAGTTAGGACAGTGTTCCTTACTTCTAAGCGGTCTAGCTGATTCacatattcaagaattaattaGAAATGTAAAAATATCAATTGGCTTACGAAGTGTAAAACACACATGTCGCTACTGTGTTATGACACAGAGGATATCGTATTAGGAAAGGAATTCATGATGGGGATCATACGAATTTAAATCACTAAAATACAAAACGCCGAGGAATTAAAGATCCCCAGTGATACCATAACCAGAGAGGCTGTAAATGagaacagtcacatgtcagagGGATTTTGAGTTCTAAACCATGGTCCggcaatgcttgtttatagttgaAACACTGTTGGTAAATGGTTTTGGTGTAAATgaaggatacaataggaacaaaGGGATAAATCTAGTAATAATTTGACCCTGACAATTATGAGCAGTTTGTATGTAAGGAGAATATCCCAAGCTCATGAAGTCACGAAATAAAGATTAGCACGAGCATACCGTATCAATTGATATCAGTAAATGAATAACGAAAATAAGtatatataaaacttaaaaatcaaaGATCAGAAATTTTTACTATggagataagttttttttttaaattaaatttatttaaaaatataaaaaataaaggttcatAGTTAGTTTCGCATCTGTTGTTGAATAGATTTTTCTTGGCAGGCGAAATAAAACTGCACTAAAGGAAGGAAGGTTAAAAAGATTTGTTTAGAACTTTCTTCTAAGCAGGACgtttttttctctttctattggaaatatttcatttaaactaTATTAAAAGTACAATTAAGTATCATTCAAGCAGGATATTTTTCCTTTGAAACATTAATCTTTGACCTGACGTACACCTTGATATGataaatatgcaatctttatGCAAGGTAAATCAGGTCTTTGTCCTTTGATTTAAATTTCTCAGATTGATAGTGAATTAGGTCATATTGTAGACCatctgttaaattgtttattttaaaattgttatacgatgatgactgatatacccatattttgactattttatttattgtgtctttttACTTAACGCACcgtaaatataacggaatgtgatgagactgtcattaaaatgaaagggttagcgctataacaccaggtttaatccaccattttctacatttgaaaatgcctgtaccatgtcaggaatatgacagttcttgtccattcgtttttgatgagttttgttatttgattttgccatgtgattatgaactttccgaatttattttccttttagttcagtatttttgtgattttcctttttgaataaaacattatGGTTCAATGATATTTCAGGCGGGGTAAATATAACTTATTCCATGCCGAGTGATATATGTATGCTCCATCTaccattaaatttaaaataatattattagcaaatttattttaaaaatttgtcttCTTATTTTCGTCTGATTTTGCTTTATAGTAAAATTAAACTAGCACAACATATATGTACATAATTGAATTTTTACAGAAAGGATATTTGAATATCGGCGAGAGAAGAACAACAATTTGCTTCCACAATTTGCAGATCTAATATTGTAATGCTGATATAAGagtatctacatgtatatatacattgtgGTGCTCtaatcaaatttgataaaacataaaaaaaacacttattatttattttagagAACCAGGGATTccagagtttttttttatgaaatgtttttttttcctaaatttaTGTGCTCCTTTAAATACAACTTTACTGAATTAATCTATACtggttaaatagttatcaaaagtaccaggattataattttgtacgccagacgcgcgtttcgtctacataagactcatcagtgacgcttagagcaaaatatttataaagccaaacaagtgcaaagtggaagagcattgaggatccaaaattccaaaaagttgtgccaaatacggctaaggtaatctatgcctgggataagaaagtctttagttttacgaaaaattcaaagttttgtaaacaggaaatttataaaattgaccacattattgatattaatgtcaacaccgaagttttAACTACTGGGATAGAACTTTAACTTAATGACATTATGATAGGACAATTATATATATGGTAAGATATTAACAGTTATATATATCAATGAAACACAAAATGAAGCACGTACAaagcacaccagcaaaaatgaaacatattataaacaacacattgagataaaatatttttgtagttcaaagtattttcaaagtcATAATAGAACATTTAGATAATAGCCTTTTGATAGAACAAAAACCATAATGTCGACGGGCTGTTTAAAAGTACAGAGGAGTCACGTAATATGTACCAAAGAAACATGGAAAGTCACACGTACAAAGCACACCAGAATATAAAGAAAGATAATACagacacattgacgggatgtacatgtataagtaccgaaccaTGTCAAAAGGGTATTACTGAAAACAAACCAAACAGTGAAAGTaccattaataataataaaaagaccCATGAAAATTATAACACGTTATTACGATGATTAACAACGACAGTACACAGTATCTATACACCTAGATCATCATGTATtaattgtgaagttgatacgaaatattcatcaacaagttcttggtaccttccgatgaacttgtTTAGAAAAAGGGCGAAACGTTCTTTAACATACTCAGACCATcaacactggtgacgttttacaaagtctgaatagaaGCTGCAAGCTAtggaatatcgaataagttgggaaatgtatatcaaAGAAGCATCTGCAAaatataacttttgtttaaggtcatcttttgtaaaaaaataaaacaaaatttattatcaGAACGTGAAACATCATTTGTAATTGAACACGCTGACATATTGAAGTGTGTTTTATTGCAGATGTATCTGCCGCAGAATATGTGTACAGTGCTTACATTATCTTGTACGTGTATGCTTGTGAATATTATTACAGTTACAGGTATATATCATAATTGATTATACGGCAGCTTTCTTAAATTATCATAACTTTAGATACATTACTGGAAAAGTCAAATGCAAATTGCAAATATAGTTACATATACAGCAGTTAAAGATATAGTCtaacatttgtaaaatattttcttccactttcaaatcagaaaaaaatagctAGCTATATACAAGTGTATGACTGTACCAAATTAGGgctatgacagttgttatccgttaaTAAGATTTATTTGAGCTTTTTactttgacatttgattaggggatatttttgttattttacgtttttaTAAATTGGCATTATGAAATAGTGATTCAATTTGTTATCCTAAAGTTTCCTAAATTACACATTTGTTCAATAGACACGAAAGAAGTAATTTTCATTTGCAGCCAATTGCAATAGGTTAATTAATTGGTGGAATTtatattcatacttttgtaactgtaactatataaaaatatttcaagaaattttattctaatttcaatgatatttatgtaatatatatatattttcttttgttcataTATTTTCCAGTTCTTCCCGCATCTGCTGCAACGACAACGACTATAACTACTGTCAATAATTTAACGATTAAACCAACAAATGCGGCTAATGAAACAACTTTTTCTACTGAAAAAACAACTGCAACAACTAACGACACAGCTACATTACACATTACAACTTCTACCAATGACACAACAACGGCATCAACTCAGGAGACAACGACATCAGCTTTAACTACTTACCATAAAGAAACAACGATGACATCAACTGTTGAGACAACGACATCAGCTTTAACTACTTACCATGAAGAAACAACGATGACATCAACTGTTGATACAACAACACCATCTTTAACTACTTCTCCCGAGAAAACAACGATGACATCAACTGTTGAGACAACGACACAAGCTTTAACTTCTTCTCCCGAAGAAACAACGATGACATCAACTGTTAAGTCAACGACACAAGCTTTAGCTACTACTCCTGAAGAAACAACGATGACATCAACTGTTGAGGCAACGACATTAGCTTTAACTCCTTCTCCCGAAGAAACAACGATGACATCAACTTTTGAGACAACATCATCAACCTTAACTGTTTCTCCCGACGAAACAACGATGACATCAGCTGTTGAGACAACGACATCAGCTATAACTACTTCTCCCGAAGAAACAAGGATGACATCAACTGTTGAAACAACCACACCAGCTTTAACTACTTCTCCCGAAGAAACAACGATGACATCAACTGTTGGGACAACGACACCAGCTTTAACTACTTCTTCCGAAGAAACAACAATAACATCAACTGTTGAGACAACGACATCAGCTTTAACTACTTCTCCCGACGAAACAACGATGACATTAACTGTTGAGACAACGACACCAGCTTTAAGTACTTCTCCCAAAGAAACAACAATGACACCAACTGTTGAGACAACAACATCAGCTTTAACTACTTCTCCCGAAGAAACAACGATGACATCAACTGTTGAGACAACGACATCAGCTTTAACTACTTCCCCCGAAAAAACAACGATGATATCAACTGTTGAGACAACGACACCAGCTTTAACTACTTCTCCCCCGATAAAACAACAACGACATCAACTGTTGAGACAACGACACCAGCTTTAACTACTTCTCCTGCAGAAACAACGATGACATCAACTGTTGAGGCAACGACACAAGCTTTAACTCCTTCTCCCGCAGAAACAACGATGACATCAACTGTTGAGACAACATCATCAACCTTAACTGTTTCTCCCGAAGAAACAACGATGACATCAGCTGTTGAGACAACGACATCAGCTTTAACTACCTCTCCCGAAGAAACAACGATGACATCAACTGTTGAGACAACCACACCAGCTTTAACTACTTCTCCCGAAGAAACAACGATGATATCAACTGTTGAGACAACGACACCAGCTTTAACTACTTCTTCCGAAGAAACAACAATGACATCAACTGTTGAGACAACGACATCAGCTTTAAATACTTCTCCCGAAAAAACAACGATGACATCAACTGTTAAGACAACGACACCAGCTTTAAGTACTTCTCCCAAAGAAACAACAATGACATCAACTGTTGAGACAACGACATCAGCTTTAACTACTTCTTCCGAAGAAACAACAATGACATCAACTGTTGAGACAACGACATCAGCTTTAACTACTTCTCCCGAAGAAACAACGATGACATCAACTGTTGAGACATCGTCACCAGCTTTAACTACTTCTCCCGAAGAAACAACGATGACATCAACTGTTGAGACAACGACATCAGCTTTAACTACCTCTCCCGAAGAAACAACGATGACATCAACTGTTGAATCAACGACATCAGCTTTAACTACTTCTCCCGAAGAAACAACAACAGCATCAACTGTTGAGACAACGACACCAGCTTTAACTACTTTTCCCGAGGAAACAACGATGGCATCAACTGTTGAGACAACGACATCAGATTTAACTACTTCTCCCGAAGAAACAACGATGGCATCAACTGTTGAGACAACGACATCTGATTTAACTACTTCTCCCGAAGAAACAACGATGGCATCAACTGTTGAGACAACGACATCAGGTAATAGTACTTCTACCGATATAACGACAACATACAAACTCAGCACTGAAACTACAAAACAACTAACAACGTCATCACCTCTGAATATCCCAATGACTACACGAGTTGCAACTGGTAAGTAATTTTGTTACTCAATGATTTCTGACCATTACGAAAATAgtttgaaacaaaacaatttacataaCGGAACaatattctttcatatatacatacatgacatatagaGCAGTTGATGCTTAACCTGTCGACACATCTGGAGACTCTCCTTTTGGAGATTATGATACTCACTCGATTATAATTATATACCTTATCTTCCGCATGAGTATATGATATTTGAATTTGGTCAATAACTGTTGCATATACAAAACGGTTTATGTTCGAATCCTTGTATTCTCTTTGTTATCCCTATATTCATTTGTGTTTCcgtttttcttattttgtatgttattgttgatatttttgtaaTGATAGTAATCCGAGTTTTTTCTTTACATTATTTtagctgtatatcatattttaaaaataaacgttTACATTTAATTTgtccattttatttttcaaatatttataatttccaACGGTTCGATAGTATAGTGGGAAATTATTGTAATAACGGTACTAGTGAATACTATTGATACGGGTACTTCTTATGTACacgtatatacatacatgtatcacgtGATACTGATATTTAGCGGGAATATTTTCCCTTGTTGGTCACTTCTAGCCAAGCATCAGACTGGACAACAgtgaaataaatttcattttcaattgaatTGCTATTCTAATTTGTATTTAGTAGGGATTTATAAAGTTACTTGATTTATTATGTATTCCATATAGTATATTTATTCAGTTATACACAGTCCAAGTGTACCTCTCGAGACGGTCTTCCGAGCATTTGGGTTTGGACACAGGTTTCCAAAATTTTCCACTTTATTTAAAATGTAGTCTTTTGACTGCAGTTTAAATGGAGTTTGAACCGAGGTAACtcgtttttgttggt
This genomic interval carries:
- the LOC143049593 gene encoding uncharacterized protein LOC143049593 is translated as MTSTVEATTQALTPSPAETTMTSTVETTSSTLTVSPEETTMTSAVETTTSALTTSPEETTMTSTVETTTPALTTSPEETTMISTVETTTPALTTSSEETTMTSTVETTTSALNTSPEKTTMTSTVKTTTPALSTSPKETTMTSTVETTTSALTTSSEETTMTSTVETTTSALTTSPEETTMTSTVETSSPALTTSPEETTMTSTVETTTSALTTSPEETTMTSTVESTTSALTTSPEETTTASTVETTTPALTTFPEETTMASTVETTTSDLTTSPEETTMASTVETTTSDLTTSPEETTMASTVETTTSGNSTSTDITTTYKLSTETTKQLTTSSPLNIPMTTRVATAYCPAEMYKNIRWSQIEAGKKDAQKCPHGYTGE